A section of the Paenibacillus yonginensis genome encodes:
- a CDS encoding methyl-accepting chemotaxis protein encodes MKEKEKEKEKQKQKQKENKQSGKKTFVWNTIKSRLTLAFLAVLLIPTAALGWISFESAKSAITDQFMRNTHQTVESVNTDLDNLIQTSFADLDYLSKTVNTQMVAGTESPKLRQVLDPIKAVKAEYDYVQYATSDGKLLNSPQQTFAEGFDPRERAWYSNAMADKGKTFVNSPIVSQDGKVIVVPSKAAEDGSGVVSVVLSLTNLSQQVNKIKLGESGMVNILDSEDKYLVHPSIAAGTESKEGYVAKLNSQASGTVDFKSDGVQKRAVFVTNELTGWKIVGTINMDEITEASSQILITTLIVIVIAVVLGLALVFGIVRSIHSPLKRLMTATKRIADGNLTEEVAVKSKDELGQLSVSVNQMTANLRQLISQVGFNSSQVAATSEELSASAEQTTQTAEHIANSIQEIAEGSDKQVSTANEFTQATTEISKGMDQAAASIQYVSQLTATASDKASDGNKVVDKTIEQMRLVQGTVSQTANVVNTLGEKTREIGNIVGLITEIAGQTNLLALNAAIEAARAGEDGRGFAVVANEVRKLAEQTGTAAGQIRGLIEEFQIEAENAVHSMNEGTSVVDEGINMVNLTGDTFKEIVSSIERVAAESLEVSSIVEQVNASSQNMVELVTEVATIAQQSAGNTQSVAASTQQQNASMEEVSASAETLSKMAQELQEVISKFKV; translated from the coding sequence ATGAAAGAGAAGGAGAAAGAGAAAGAGAAACAGAAACAGAAACAGAAAGAGAACAAGCAGTCAGGAAAGAAAACATTTGTATGGAATACGATTAAAAGTCGTTTAACACTTGCCTTCTTGGCGGTACTGCTGATTCCAACCGCAGCTTTGGGATGGATTTCCTTCGAGTCTGCAAAGAGTGCAATTACAGATCAGTTCATGAGGAACACCCATCAAACCGTTGAGTCGGTGAATACGGATCTGGATAACCTAATACAGACAAGTTTTGCAGATTTGGATTATCTGTCTAAGACGGTTAATACACAAATGGTGGCTGGAACGGAGAGCCCTAAACTAAGACAAGTGCTGGATCCTATAAAAGCAGTAAAAGCAGAGTACGATTACGTCCAATATGCCACAAGCGATGGTAAATTACTGAACTCTCCGCAGCAAACCTTTGCAGAGGGATTTGATCCAAGAGAACGTGCATGGTACAGCAATGCTATGGCGGATAAAGGAAAAACGTTTGTAAACAGCCCTATTGTTAGTCAGGACGGCAAAGTAATCGTTGTTCCTTCTAAAGCAGCTGAGGATGGATCGGGCGTCGTCAGCGTGGTCCTGAGCTTGACTAATCTCTCTCAGCAGGTAAATAAAATCAAGCTCGGTGAGAGCGGAATGGTAAATATTCTGGACTCCGAGGATAAGTATTTGGTTCACCCGTCTATTGCAGCCGGGACGGAGAGCAAGGAAGGTTATGTAGCTAAACTAAACAGCCAAGCGTCGGGCACAGTTGATTTCAAGTCCGATGGCGTACAGAAACGCGCCGTTTTTGTAACCAATGAATTGACTGGATGGAAGATTGTCGGCACCATCAATATGGATGAAATTACGGAAGCTAGCAGCCAAATTCTTATAACGACCCTGATTGTCATTGTGATCGCTGTCGTGCTTGGCCTAGCCCTTGTATTTGGAATTGTTCGATCCATACACAGCCCTTTAAAACGTTTGATGACTGCAACGAAAAGGATTGCTGACGGAAATTTAACTGAAGAAGTGGCTGTTAAATCCAAAGACGAGCTTGGGCAATTGTCGGTTTCTGTAAATCAGATGACAGCCAACCTGCGTCAATTGATTAGTCAGGTCGGTTTCAATTCATCCCAAGTTGCCGCAACCTCGGAAGAGCTGTCGGCGAGTGCGGAGCAGACAACCCAGACGGCAGAACATATAGCGAATTCTATTCAGGAGATTGCCGAAGGCTCGGATAAACAGGTTAGTACCGCTAACGAGTTCACACAAGCAACGACTGAAATATCAAAAGGCATGGATCAGGCTGCGGCCTCGATTCAATACGTGTCTCAGTTGACGGCAACAGCGAGTGACAAAGCTAGTGACGGCAACAAGGTCGTCGACAAAACCATTGAACAAATGAGACTTGTTCAGGGGACGGTTAGCCAAACCGCGAACGTTGTTAATACGTTAGGAGAAAAAACGAGAGAGATCGGCAACATCGTTGGATTGATAACCGAGATCGCGGGCCAGACCAACCTATTGGCACTAAATGCCGCTATTGAAGCAGCACGGGCAGGGGAAGACGGAAGAGGGTTTGCGGTTGTAGCTAATGAAGTTAGAAAGTTGGCCGAGCAGACAGGTACGGCAGCCGGTCAAATCCGGGGACTTATTGAAGAGTTCCAAATAGAAGCAGAGAATGCAGTCCATTCTATGAACGAGGGGACCTCTGTTGTAGACGAAGGTATTAACATGGTGAATTTAACAGGTGATACCTTCAAAGAGATCGTATCTTCCATTGAGAGAGTAGCCGCTGAATCGCTTGAAGTGTCTTCGATTGTCGAGCAAGTCAATGCGAGTTCGCAAAATATGGTGGAGCTGGTGACAGAGGTCGCCACGATAGCTCAGCAGTCAGCTGGCAATACACAAAGCGTGGCCGCATCTACACAGCAGCAAAATGCTTCGATGGAAGAGGTATCCGCTTCGGCTGAAACTCTTAGCAAGATGGCTCAGGAGCTGCAAGAAGTCATTAGCAAGTTTAAGGTTTAA
- a CDS encoding pyridoxamine 5'-phosphate oxidase family protein, whose translation MNTTSQNQQAVEQVRELIKGIETAMLTTVSEEGLVSRPMKTQEVEFDGDLWFLTKKDTDKFHELLHNRQVNVAYAGKSFVSIRGEAELVDAPGKLKQFWSPAYEKVLDTTPDDPNLILIKVKADAAEYWDAGNKFKMGKFLFRRLLGKNTEDTDINRTIELN comes from the coding sequence ATGAATACGACCTCTCAAAACCAGCAAGCGGTTGAGCAAGTTCGTGAGCTGATCAAAGGCATAGAAACGGCCATGCTGACCACGGTATCGGAAGAAGGGCTGGTCTCTCGCCCCATGAAAACCCAGGAGGTAGAGTTTGATGGCGACCTCTGGTTTCTGACCAAAAAAGACACGGACAAATTCCATGAGCTGCTCCATAACCGCCAAGTGAATGTGGCTTATGCAGGCAAATCCTTCGTTTCGATTCGAGGCGAAGCGGAGCTTGTGGACGCCCCCGGGAAGCTGAAGCAATTCTGGAGCCCGGCATACGAGAAAGTTCTAGACACGACCCCTGACGACCCGAACCTTATCCTAATCAAGGTAAAAGCAGACGCCGCCGAATATTGGGATGCGGGCAACAAGTTTAAAATGGGGAAATTTTTGTTCCGCAGACTGCTTGGCAAAAATACCGAAGATACCGATATCAACCGGACTATCGAATTAAATTAA
- a CDS encoding IS5 family transposase, with protein sequence MADLLENFYLPFGGKLNPTNRWVQLAAIIPWDKVEEKYVSSFKSPAIGQKAYSARIALGSLIIKERLGLSDRETTLQIQENPYLQFFLGYTAYVDKVPFHHSLLTHFRERLGLEILAEVNDWIAQAALQAEREVEAKPKSSKRDRDDDDNDAGGSQLTMEVGDAFSIPEEPPVVAKKPRNMAKKLHVLPSTAAPTAEVMNKGTLMLDATCAPADIKYPTDLGLLNHAREILEDIIDVLHRPHVGAMEKPRTYREKARKSYLSVSKQRKASGKVIRKAIKKQLGYVGRNLRIIEALVKYTPLTELSKRHYRQLLIISELYRQQREMLEKNTHVVADRIVSIEQPHVRPMVRGKAGANVEFGAKIAASLVDGYAWIETAQWDSFNEATTLQASVEAYKQRFGYYPAVILADKIYRNRDNLNYCKTLGIRLSGPKLGRPSKEQSEVADRRQERQDAVQRNAIEGKFGEGKRKLGLGRIRARGAETSLTVIALQFLVMNLERRLRVLFLHFFRLLGFRDLRWV encoded by the coding sequence ATGGCAGACTTGTTGGAAAACTTCTATTTGCCCTTTGGCGGAAAATTAAATCCAACCAATCGGTGGGTGCAGCTTGCGGCGATCATCCCTTGGGACAAAGTAGAAGAGAAATATGTGAGCTCGTTCAAGTCCCCAGCCATCGGCCAAAAGGCGTACTCGGCACGTATCGCCCTCGGCTCGCTCATCATCAAAGAGCGCCTTGGTTTAAGTGACCGCGAGACCACCTTACAAATCCAGGAAAATCCATATTTGCAGTTCTTCTTGGGCTACACCGCGTATGTCGATAAAGTGCCGTTTCATCACTCCCTGCTCACGCATTTTCGGGAACGGCTCGGCTTGGAAATCCTAGCTGAAGTCAACGACTGGATCGCCCAAGCCGCGCTGCAAGCAGAGCGAGAGGTCGAGGCGAAACCGAAATCGTCCAAGCGAGATCGCGATGACGACGACAACGACGCGGGCGGCTCGCAGCTCACCATGGAGGTAGGGGACGCTTTCTCTATTCCCGAGGAGCCCCCTGTTGTGGCGAAGAAACCCCGCAACATGGCGAAAAAGCTACACGTCCTGCCATCTACAGCCGCACCGACAGCGGAAGTCATGAACAAGGGCACCCTCATGCTGGATGCGACATGCGCGCCTGCGGACATCAAGTATCCGACTGACTTGGGGCTGCTGAATCACGCCCGTGAAATCCTGGAAGACATCATCGACGTGCTGCACCGTCCCCATGTCGGAGCGATGGAGAAGCCGCGCACGTACCGCGAGAAAGCCAGAAAATCGTACCTGAGTGTTTCCAAGCAACGCAAGGCATCGGGCAAGGTGATCCGCAAAGCGATCAAAAAGCAACTTGGCTACGTGGGACGGAATCTGCGGATTATTGAAGCCCTCGTGAAGTATACGCCTCTCACGGAACTGAGCAAAAGACACTATCGCCAGCTTCTGATCATCTCGGAGCTCTACCGTCAGCAGCGCGAAATGCTAGAGAAGAATACGCATGTCGTCGCCGATCGCATCGTGAGTATCGAACAGCCGCATGTACGTCCGATGGTTCGAGGCAAAGCTGGAGCGAACGTGGAGTTCGGCGCCAAAATCGCCGCCAGTCTGGTGGACGGTTACGCTTGGATCGAAACGGCACAATGGGACAGCTTCAACGAGGCAACCACGCTGCAAGCATCGGTGGAAGCGTACAAACAGCGATTCGGGTATTATCCCGCCGTCATTCTAGCCGATAAAATCTACCGCAATCGAGACAACCTGAACTATTGCAAAACGCTAGGGATTCGCCTTAGTGGCCCGAAGCTCGGCAGACCCTCGAAAGAGCAAAGTGAAGTCGCCGATCGTCGGCAAGAGCGCCAGGACGCTGTACAGCGTAATGCGATCGAAGGAAAATTTGGAGAAGGCAAGCGCAAATTGGGCCTAGGTCGCATTCGGGCGCGTGGCGCCGAAACCAGTTTGACCGTCATCGCCCTTCAGTTTCTGGTCATGAATCTGGAGCGGCGACTGCGTGTTCTCTTTTTGCATTTTTTCAGACTGCTTGGGTTTAGAGACTTGCGTTGGGTGTAG
- a CDS encoding AbfB domain-containing protein, with translation MRVKSEIAYNAESQWKMVKGLADASAISIESASKPGYFLRHKDGKVWLEANDNTTQFKNDATWHLRTGLANSWAVSFESYNISGAYLRHRDGLLEISSISTDLDRQDATFYVK, from the coding sequence ATGAGGGTCAAGAGCGAAATAGCCTACAATGCGGAATCCCAGTGGAAAATGGTGAAAGGGCTGGCGGATGCCTCGGCAATATCCATAGAATCCGCTTCTAAACCGGGTTACTTCCTTCGCCACAAGGACGGAAAGGTATGGCTGGAAGCCAATGATAACACGACCCAGTTCAAAAATGATGCCACCTGGCATCTGCGTACAGGACTGGCAAACTCGTGGGCAGTTTCCTTTGAGTCCTATAATATTTCGGGAGCTTATCTGAGGCACCGGGATGGCTTGCTGGAAATATCCTCGATATCCACGGATCTGGACCGGCAGGATGCTACCTTCTATGTAAAGTAG
- a CDS encoding tyrosine-type recombinase/integrase, whose protein sequence is MIEVVKLNADSLGIKLPYHPEHIVSIRRIQGRRWDAGQKLWIVPYKKSAILQLLEMLPRKLLSFEPTLLKECEWIGAFEKEDRNKSRFNRAVLIEELKKCGYSSKTIKAYCSQVQRFVQTLPPDVPEISSEAVQKYCLALLANHISHSSVNQTISAIRFYAKYVLNNPVNEIQYIRPKKQHTLPNVLSENEVKKLLTSITNSKHKAVLYLTYSSGLRVCEVVRLRMADLDTERQTLRVRQGKGRKDRNTLLSRAATNMVQSYIAQFQPEEWLFPGQNPGRHVTERTIQKVFEEARRRAGILKKVSIHSLRHSFATHLLEGGTDLRYIQELLGHQSARTTQCYTHVSTKNIQRIQSPLDRMDLEEQE, encoded by the coding sequence ATGATAGAGGTTGTAAAATTGAACGCTGATTCACTGGGCATCAAGCTGCCTTACCATCCGGAGCATATCGTGTCCATCCGCAGAATTCAGGGGAGACGTTGGGATGCCGGGCAGAAACTATGGATCGTTCCGTATAAGAAATCTGCCATTTTACAGCTGCTTGAGATGTTACCAAGAAAGCTTCTTTCGTTTGAACCCACGCTGCTGAAGGAGTGCGAATGGATAGGTGCGTTTGAAAAGGAGGACAGGAACAAAAGCCGTTTTAACCGTGCTGTCTTGATCGAAGAGTTAAAGAAGTGCGGTTACAGCAGCAAGACGATCAAGGCCTATTGCAGCCAGGTACAGCGTTTTGTGCAGACCCTTCCGCCGGATGTGCCCGAGATCAGCAGCGAAGCTGTCCAGAAATACTGTCTGGCTCTACTGGCTAATCACATCTCCCATTCCAGCGTGAATCAGACGATCAGTGCGATCCGCTTCTATGCCAAATACGTGTTAAACAACCCGGTGAATGAAATTCAGTATATCCGTCCTAAAAAGCAGCATACCTTGCCTAATGTTTTGTCGGAAAACGAAGTGAAAAAGCTTTTAACGTCGATAACGAATTCCAAACATAAAGCTGTTCTCTATCTGACCTATTCTTCCGGGCTAAGAGTATGCGAGGTGGTACGGCTGCGGATGGCCGATCTGGATACGGAAAGGCAGACCTTGCGAGTCCGGCAAGGGAAAGGGAGAAAAGATCGGAATACTCTCTTATCTCGAGCGGCTACGAACATGGTGCAATCCTATATTGCTCAGTTTCAGCCTGAGGAATGGTTGTTTCCAGGACAGAATCCCGGACGACACGTAACCGAGCGTACTATCCAGAAAGTGTTTGAAGAGGCGAGAAGACGGGCGGGTATCCTCAAAAAAGTAAGTATTCACTCGCTGCGCCACTCTTTTGCGACTCATTTGCTGGAGGGCGGAACCGACCTCCGGTATATCCAGGAGCTGCTTGGTCACCAGAGTGCCCGGACAACCCAGTGTTATACCCATGTCAGCACAAAAAACATACAACGTATCCAGAGTCCGCTCGATCGGATGGATCTGGAGGAGCAGGAGTAG
- a CDS encoding multidrug effflux MFS transporter, translated as MIENHKKNVVVGLALLLGLFSTLGPFTIDMYLPAFPQIAEHFNTNASLVQFSLTACLLGLAIGQLVMGSLSDVYGRRNPLLISMAIYVISSLACSFAPNIGLLILFRFAQGFAASAGIVISRAIARDLYSGHELTKFFSLLLLVGNLGPLAAPIAGSGILSFTTWVGVFIVLAVLGTYLLAMTKWRLEETLPADRREPANFGHQLRSYGMLLRDRKFVGYMLAQGIMIAGVFAYVSGTPFIYQDIYGVTPAVFALLFGSNGISLIIGSQLVGRMANRISEQTFLLFGLWVALFASVAVLVVALVHGPLFALVIPLFFFVCSIGITSTAAFPLAMESQANMAGSAAALLGVIPFLLGAVVAPLVGIAGEDTAVPLGLIILATSTAAMLAYFGLVRKAPKGASAPNLD; from the coding sequence ATGATAGAAAACCATAAAAAGAATGTTGTTGTTGGCTTGGCTTTGCTGCTGGGGTTATTTTCGACGTTAGGTCCGTTTACCATTGATATGTATTTGCCGGCATTCCCTCAAATTGCTGAGCATTTCAATACGAACGCCTCACTGGTGCAGTTTAGTCTGACTGCTTGCTTGCTTGGATTGGCCATAGGCCAGCTTGTCATGGGCTCCCTGAGCGATGTTTATGGACGGAGAAATCCTTTGCTGATTTCGATGGCTATATATGTCATCTCGTCGTTAGCATGCTCGTTTGCACCTAATATCGGATTGCTGATCCTGTTCCGGTTCGCCCAAGGGTTTGCTGCTTCCGCAGGGATCGTAATCTCACGGGCAATAGCCCGCGATCTTTACAGCGGTCATGAACTGACTAAATTTTTCTCTTTGCTGCTCCTTGTAGGGAATTTGGGCCCGCTTGCTGCGCCGATTGCCGGTAGTGGTATTCTTTCCTTCACGACATGGGTGGGTGTGTTTATCGTGCTGGCCGTGCTGGGAACGTACTTACTTGCAATGACAAAATGGCGCTTGGAGGAGACCCTCCCGGCAGACCGGCGTGAGCCGGCCAACTTCGGGCATCAGCTGCGCAGCTACGGCATGCTTTTGCGTGACCGTAAGTTTGTCGGCTATATGCTGGCGCAGGGTATCATGATCGCCGGGGTGTTTGCTTATGTTTCGGGCACACCTTTTATCTACCAGGATATATACGGCGTTACGCCTGCTGTCTTTGCCTTGCTGTTTGGATCAAACGGCATTAGCTTGATTATAGGCTCGCAGCTGGTGGGACGTATGGCGAATCGTATATCAGAGCAGACTTTCTTATTGTTTGGCTTATGGGTTGCCTTATTTGCAAGCGTGGCCGTATTAGTGGTAGCTTTAGTCCATGGTCCGCTGTTCGCTTTGGTTATCCCGCTCTTTTTCTTTGTATGTTCGATTGGCATTACCTCTACGGCGGCATTTCCGCTTGCGATGGAGAGCCAGGCCAATATGGCGGGAAGCGCTGCGGCGCTGCTCGGGGTTATCCCCTTCCTGCTGGGTGCGGTGGTCGCTCCTCTGGTGGGGATTGCGGGTGAAGACACCGCTGTTCCGCTGGGCTTGATTATTTTGGCGACGAGCACGGCTGCGATGCTGGCCTATTTCGGACTGGTCAGAAAAGCTCCAAAAGGGGCATCGGCACCAAACCTGGACTGA
- a CDS encoding AAA family ATPase, with translation MFFLQMSGFPGSGKTTLSRRVAQITGAIIVDHDTSKTALLKAAEGHDIELWVLGKFSYTVDWELIDFYLSQGKSVIFESPCLYPEMIKNGLDLSSKHKAEYKYVECYLNNHTEINRRLKARDRLISQIESTTQESFEATINNSQRPPSNVEYLIVDSSQPLDTYLDKVIDYIK, from the coding sequence ATGTTTTTTCTTCAAATGTCGGGATTTCCTGGTTCAGGGAAAACAACTCTTTCTCGAAGAGTTGCACAAATAACCGGTGCAATTATTGTTGATCATGACACCTCAAAGACTGCGTTATTAAAAGCCGCAGAAGGACATGATATTGAGCTATGGGTTTTGGGGAAATTCTCATACACTGTGGATTGGGAATTAATAGACTTTTATTTATCGCAGGGGAAGAGTGTCATTTTTGAGAGTCCGTGTCTTTATCCAGAAATGATTAAGAACGGTTTAGATTTATCAAGTAAACATAAGGCAGAATACAAGTATGTTGAGTGTTACTTAAACAACCACACGGAAATAAATCGTAGACTTAAAGCAAGAGATAGGTTGATAAGCCAAATTGAAAGTACAACTCAAGAATCCTTTGAAGCGACTATTAATAATAGTCAGAGGCCACCATCGAATGTTGAGTATTTAATAGTTGACTCATCACAACCATTAGATACATACCTTGATAAGGTAATTGATTACATTAAATAA
- a CDS encoding DNA alkylation repair protein, with protein MDFETVMQELEALGKERLKKMYLSNGAREPLFGVATGEMKPIFRQTKLDQALAEQLYATGNYDAMYFAGMIAEPNAMTESDYDRWMDAAYFYMLSDFVVAVTLAEADIAQDVADKWMASGEDLRMSAGWNCYCWLLGSRPDNEFSESKLSQMLVQVEQSVHDAPERTKYAMNNFLYTVATSYLPLHDKAVAVAKAVHLVEVKDNKGKTKILNAVENIQKMVDRGKLGFKRKHVRC; from the coding sequence ATGGATTTTGAAACGGTTATGCAGGAGCTTGAGGCTCTCGGCAAGGAAAGACTCAAGAAAATGTATTTGTCCAACGGGGCGAGGGAGCCGCTGTTTGGCGTGGCTACTGGTGAAATGAAGCCCATTTTCAGGCAAACGAAGCTGGACCAAGCTTTGGCGGAGCAGCTTTATGCGACGGGAAATTATGATGCGATGTATTTTGCCGGCATGATTGCGGAACCAAACGCCATGACCGAGTCGGACTATGACCGCTGGATGGATGCAGCCTATTTCTACATGCTTTCCGATTTTGTAGTGGCGGTGACTTTGGCGGAAGCGGATATAGCCCAGGATGTTGCGGATAAATGGATGGCAAGCGGCGAAGATCTAAGAATGTCAGCTGGCTGGAACTGTTATTGCTGGCTGCTCGGCAGCCGTCCGGATAATGAATTTTCAGAGAGCAAACTGAGCCAGATGCTTGTACAAGTGGAACAATCGGTTCACGATGCTCCTGAACGGACGAAATATGCGATGAATAATTTCCTGTATACAGTGGCTACTTCCTATTTGCCGCTTCATGATAAAGCCGTGGCAGTCGCGAAAGCGGTACATCTGGTAGAAGTCAAAGACAATAAAGGGAAGACCAAGATTTTAAACGCTGTGGAAAATATTCAAAAGATGGTGGACAGAGGGAAACTTGGCTTTAAACGCAAGCATGTAAGATGTTAA
- a CDS encoding TetR/AcrR family transcriptional regulator, whose product MKKQQPQISEDKILEASWGLLGEEGIEKFSLRRLADRLGIQAPSLYWYFKSKQDLYQRLANQVSKIILEEFHSEGDWKEQLTGLAVTVRSVLSRYPCSTQLMMMTLPHEPDIIRFTNRMLLCVEETPLEQEQKMQVVTTLVNYVFYFVLDAYQHERNVAAIVKDKITLPSEEMFRLLDSMSDSEAGLFRRMFTNGLFELMGTDSAFEFGLKLILLGIEQVIQEKEKEKGKGK is encoded by the coding sequence ATGAAAAAGCAGCAGCCTCAGATTTCGGAGGATAAGATTTTGGAGGCCTCATGGGGGCTTCTAGGGGAAGAGGGAATTGAGAAATTCAGCTTGAGGCGGCTCGCCGACCGGCTGGGAATCCAGGCCCCCTCTCTGTACTGGTACTTTAAAAGCAAGCAGGATCTTTACCAGCGTCTGGCCAACCAGGTATCGAAGATCATTCTGGAAGAGTTCCACTCCGAAGGAGACTGGAAGGAGCAGCTAACGGGACTGGCCGTCACGGTACGAAGCGTGCTCAGCCGGTATCCCTGCTCCACGCAGCTTATGATGATGACGCTGCCTCACGAACCGGATATTATCCGGTTTACCAACCGGATGTTACTGTGCGTGGAAGAGACGCCGCTGGAGCAAGAGCAGAAAATGCAAGTCGTCACCACGCTTGTGAACTATGTCTTCTATTTCGTGCTGGATGCCTATCAGCATGAGCGCAATGTCGCCGCTATCGTTAAGGACAAGATAACGCTTCCGAGTGAGGAGATGTTTCGTCTTCTTGACTCCATGAGCGATTCGGAAGCCGGGCTGTTCCGCAGAATGTTCACCAATGGGCTGTTCGAGCTTATGGGGACTGACAGTGCTTTTGAGTTTGGTTTGAAGCTGATTCTGCTCGGGATTGAGCAGGTGATTCAGGAGAAGGAGAAGGAGAAGGGGAAGGGGAAGTAA
- a CDS encoding MATE family efflux transporter, which yields MDAENLHYFEKAPIAKAVAHFAVPMMLGTSMSVIYSILNAYFLGTLNNTAVLTALALTLPLFAVIMALGNLIGMGGGTFISRLLGEKKYEDVKHVSSFAFYSSLALGLLVIAVGLPLIDPIVHGLGASPDSFGITKDYVTVMLMGSPFVVLFFTLENIVRSEGAAITSMIGMILSVIVNIILDALVIYVFHWGIIGVASATVISNMVASAFFAFHIGSASQFLTISPKWFRATKDILGNVFKIGVPVFIMSIFLGAMSLIFNRFLVEYGDQAVAAYGISSRLLQFPEFILMGLCEGVVPLIAFSFTANKLRMKHTIGFTIKTIVALAVLFGVVVYLISDHLIGLFTNDPQLIQMGSYILHVTFLSLFITGMTTLFTGIFQATAQGTAAFIMSIIQGITLIPVLFIADRLNGFHGVVWSLVIADAAAFLVGAVMLYILRNKLQPDLEQLVQ from the coding sequence ATGGATGCAGAAAACCTCCATTACTTTGAGAAAGCGCCAATTGCCAAAGCCGTAGCTCACTTCGCCGTCCCGATGATGCTGGGCACGTCAATGAGTGTCATCTATTCCATCTTGAATGCCTATTTCCTGGGCACCCTAAACAATACTGCCGTGTTAACCGCACTTGCCTTAACTTTGCCGTTGTTCGCCGTCATTATGGCATTAGGCAATTTAATTGGCATGGGCGGCGGGACTTTCATTTCGCGTTTGCTTGGGGAGAAGAAATACGAGGACGTCAAACACGTGTCTTCCTTCGCTTTTTACAGCAGCCTGGCTCTTGGTCTTCTCGTCATTGCCGTCGGCCTCCCGCTGATTGATCCGATCGTTCATGGCCTGGGCGCATCACCGGACTCCTTCGGCATTACGAAGGACTATGTCACGGTGATGCTGATGGGTTCACCATTTGTTGTCTTATTTTTCACGCTGGAAAATATCGTTCGCTCCGAAGGGGCGGCCATCACCTCGATGATCGGGATGATCCTGAGCGTTATCGTAAATATTATCCTGGATGCGCTGGTCATCTATGTTTTCCACTGGGGCATCATCGGCGTTGCCTCGGCGACGGTCATTTCCAACATGGTCGCAAGTGCCTTTTTCGCCTTCCATATAGGATCTGCAAGCCAATTCCTAACGATATCTCCAAAATGGTTCCGGGCTACCAAGGACATTCTCGGCAATGTGTTCAAAATTGGGGTTCCCGTGTTTATTATGAGCATTTTCCTCGGGGCTATGTCGCTGATCTTTAACCGCTTCCTGGTTGAATACGGGGATCAGGCCGTTGCGGCTTACGGTATTTCTTCCCGTTTACTGCAATTTCCGGAGTTTATTCTGATGGGCTTGTGCGAGGGAGTTGTGCCTCTTATTGCCTTCTCTTTTACAGCAAATAAATTACGGATGAAACATACGATTGGGTTTACGATCAAGACGATCGTGGCTTTAGCCGTCCTGTTCGGCGTCGTCGTTTACCTCATTTCTGACCACTTGATCGGATTATTTACGAATGACCCGCAGTTAATTCAAATGGGCAGCTACATTCTGCACGTCACGTTCTTATCCTTGTTTATTACTGGCATGACCACGCTGTTTACAGGGATCTTCCAAGCCACAGCGCAAGGAACCGCCGCGTTCATTATGTCCATTATTCAGGGAATTACGCTGATTCCCGTGCTGTTTATCGCCGATCGGTTGAACGGCTTCCACGGGGTGGTCTGGTCCCTCGTCATTGCGGATGCCGCCGCGTTCCTGGTTGGAGCCGTCATGCTGTATATTCTGCGCAATAAATTGCAGCCGGATTTGGAGCAGCTGGTCCAATAG